A single region of the Acanthopagrus latus isolate v.2019 chromosome 11, fAcaLat1.1, whole genome shotgun sequence genome encodes:
- the creb3l3a gene encoding cyclic AMP-responsive element-binding protein 3-like protein 3-A, with protein MEHYQDQGCDGIELLDWLFDQNEGILRHEESGRHGNHHIWPIQDPNMLQPAEQGDDDFLNALLTGNDSVSGSPLWSPSPSDSGISEDPPSDQMDSPQRPESPHGDPQYFPARPQTKAALEGNISVDLNAWEPAFSTGQTRITEYPSEVHRPQLSSGFPLTVKDLLLSGTAEAPQHPSQQSIQELILNEDEKKLLAKEGVTLPSQLPLTKYEERILKKIRRKIRNKQSAQESRKKKKEYIDGLESRMAACNAHNQELQRKVSQLEKCNMSLMEQLRRLQALVMNTSKKPAQTGTCVLVLLLSFSLILFPSLKPFSDTKVSQGDFSPVRIQSRSLQNLQASRVLHVTEPPFSPEDESEPLHRHFPGDGEFDDVTSLMGKLLVNQDGPDLEPLSLNRSQEERAGHYHVDPITGHIATLTLDPQRSARLRPHADDM; from the exons ATGGAGCACTACCAAGATCAG GGATGTGATGGCATCGAACTGCTTGACTGGCTGTTTGATCAAAACGAAGGCATTCTCCGTCATGAAGAATCAGGGCGCCATGGCAACCATCACATCTGGCCAATCCAGGACCCGAAT ATGCTGCAGCCGGCCGAACAGGGAGATGATGACTTCCTCAACGCCCTCCTGACTGGAAATGATTCCGTGTCAGGCTCGCCTCTCTGGTCCCCCTCTCCCAGTGACAGTGGGATCAGTGAAGACCCTCCATCAGACCAGATGGACAGCCCTCAGCGTCCCGAGAGCCCCCATGGGGACCCTCAGTACTTTCCAGCGAGGCCACAAACTAAGGCGGCCCTGGAAGGCAACATCTCCGTTGACCTCA ATGCCTGGGAGCCCGCCTTCTCAACGGGCCAGACAAGAATTACAGAATATCCCTCCGAGGTACACAGACCCCAGCTGTCCTCTGGATTCCCTCTAACTGTCAAggatctgctgctgtctggcacTGCCGAAGCT CCGCAGCACCCATCCCAACAGTCCATCCAGGAGTTGATTCTCAATGAAGATGAGAAGAAGCTTCTGGCAAAGGAGGGGGTGACTCTACCCAGCCAGCTGCCTCTCACAAAG TATGAAGAGAGGATTCTGAAGAAAATACGCAGAAAGATTCGCAATAAGCAGTCCGCCCaggagagcaggaagaagaagaaggagtaTATTGATGGGCTGGAGAGCAG GATGGCTGCCTGTAATGCACACaaccaggagctgcagaggaaagtGTCGCAGCTGGAGAAGTGCAACAT GTCACTAATGGAACAGTTGCGCAGGCTGCAGGCTCTCGTCATGAATACTTCGAAAAAGCCAGCCCAGACAGGGACATGTGTACTG gtgctgctgctgtccttcTCCCTAATCCTGTTCCCCAGCCTCAAGCCCTTCTCTGACACCAAGGTCAGCCAAGGAGACTTCAGTCCAGTCAGAA TCCAGTCAAGGTCCCTGCAGAACCTTCAGGCTTCCCGCGTGCTGCACGTCACCGAGCCGCCGTTCTCCCCCGAGGACGAATCCGAGCCTCTGCACCGGCATTTCCCCGGAGACGGGGAATTTGACGACGTTACCTCGCTGATGGGGAAGCTGTTAGTGAACCAAGACGGGCCCGATTTGGAGCCGCTGTCTCTAAACAGAAGCCAGGAAGAAAGAGCGGGTCACTACCACGTCGACCCGATTACCGGTCACATAGCCACTCTGACCTTGGATCCCCAGCGATCAGCCAGGCTGCGACCACATGCTGATGATATGTAA